The Sphingomonas alpina genome has a segment encoding these proteins:
- a CDS encoding EAL domain-containing protein, protein MAQSARIEPSADIQGSMDAFRAGRRMSIIGNLELSDGPGPRPVKAWQFLCLSEIANFAALRRHLGRGRADRLAFDISSQVASILGGVRVSVVGRSIVEFGFEGDVIADLERALASLSEIFATPVNIDGEPHEIRMLFGAAAAPVGATEDVRLAEETESALDQARVEQAIVIRDLSMGTPAFDRLTLTRELGAAIANGEMFLQYQPKVHVRRQEISSAEALVRWQHPTRGLVLPGDFIPLAEEIGEIGPLTLWTLDKVIEDQRTLAADGHDLTIFINISGQLLADTSFVAEACAKVCDNAARIGFEITETSVIRDPQSAIANLQTFADVGITIAIDDYGAGLSSLAYLKQLPARELKIDKMFVLQLTSSNRDPLIVRSTIDLAHALEMEVTAEGVETQAAMALLTVMGCDMVQGYLISRPISIDAFRQFLRDDKLRPEEYSAPSMFKRPASFWKSG, encoded by the coding sequence GTCCGACGGTCCTGGCCCAAGGCCGGTCAAGGCGTGGCAATTTCTGTGCTTGAGCGAAATTGCCAATTTCGCTGCGCTGCGTCGCCATCTCGGCCGCGGACGCGCCGATCGGCTCGCTTTCGACATCTCCAGTCAGGTCGCGTCGATCCTGGGTGGCGTGCGCGTTTCGGTTGTCGGACGCTCGATCGTTGAATTCGGTTTCGAAGGCGATGTAATCGCCGATCTGGAACGGGCACTTGCCAGCCTGTCCGAGATATTTGCCACGCCGGTCAACATCGACGGTGAGCCGCATGAGATCCGCATGCTGTTCGGCGCCGCCGCCGCACCAGTCGGTGCGACCGAGGATGTCCGCCTGGCCGAAGAAACCGAAAGTGCACTCGACCAGGCGCGCGTTGAGCAGGCAATCGTGATCCGCGACCTGTCGATGGGGACGCCGGCGTTCGACCGGCTCACTTTGACACGCGAACTCGGCGCCGCGATCGCCAATGGCGAGATGTTTCTGCAATATCAGCCCAAGGTTCATGTCCGGCGGCAGGAGATATCCAGCGCCGAGGCGCTGGTGCGCTGGCAGCACCCGACGCGGGGGCTCGTGCTGCCCGGTGATTTCATCCCGCTCGCAGAAGAGATCGGCGAGATCGGGCCGCTGACGTTGTGGACGCTCGACAAGGTGATCGAGGATCAGCGGACGCTGGCCGCGGATGGTCATGACTTGACCATCTTCATCAATATCTCCGGCCAATTGCTCGCCGATACGAGCTTCGTGGCCGAGGCTTGCGCGAAGGTTTGCGACAACGCCGCCAGGATCGGGTTCGAGATCACCGAGACATCGGTGATTCGCGATCCGCAAAGTGCGATCGCCAACCTCCAGACATTCGCCGATGTCGGTATCACCATTGCGATTGACGATTATGGCGCGGGCCTGTCCTCGCTCGCCTATCTCAAGCAGTTGCCGGCGCGCGAATTGAAGATCGACAAGATGTTCGTGTTGCAGCTGACCAGCAGCAACCGCGACCCGCTGATCGTGCGCTCCACCATCGATCTGGCTCATGCGCTCGAGATGGAAGTCACCGCCGAGGGGGTCGAGACTCAGGCAGCAATGGCGCTGCTCACCGTTATGGGCTGCGATATGGTACAGGGCTATCTGATCAGCCGCCCGATCTCGATCGATGCGTTCCGCCAGTTCCTGCGCGACGACAAGCTTCGCCCGGAGGAATATAGTGCGCCGTCGATGTTCAAGCGGCCGGCAAGCTTCTGGAAGAGCGGATAA
- a CDS encoding ATP-binding protein encodes MTGTRLHALLRHVLLILALAGVAAPHCAAAQPAHAEAAGAGTRFDVMIAEAKAMMLADPAKTIVKAKQAEKVAGVLAGPQRNVGIATARWLQGEAHLRLNQIDEARPLINSALAALSAEKKPTKLKGDVLLSRGGLHMATTEVSAALADYQQAHNIFRDSGETRSRAIALLSIAALYQEAKDYQNALKYYGQALDVYQGDPQLQLSIYNNRGEAFKELERYDEAEEQFRKALDLAKTMNSPGLEAQIMRNIARGQLVANKLDAADATIREGWKLVDSGDAASNAQFAAVAAQAALQRGRLAQAQQLIVRSFAGVDPATTTLSFRANHQTAYDIFRKLGLNDAALTHLEALRRLDDQTTKLATSTNTALMAARFDYANQELRIAKLKADELQRNIEFERSRAEMQQFIFIGIALVTLIILSMLAYGIVTLRRSRNEVRAANIDLAATNDALGKALAAKTEFLATTSHEIRTPLNGILGMTQVMLADRKLSDPMRDRIGVVHSAGVTMRALVDDILDVAKMETGNMTIEAVALDLKATLRDVARLWEEQAKGRGIGFTLDLDAAPNWIEGDAARLRQIVFNLLSNALKFTESGAVTVRAAATGATLAITVSDTGIGVPADKQDIIFESFRQVDAGTTRKFGGTGLGLTICRNLARAMNGDVRVESVSGSGSSFTLELPLVLANPPEAVASAANEKGALLIVDRSPITRSMLRALLEARAGTVVFAGSVEEAVERLDGGGISQVLIDDATVKATGDVDAALRAIAHAAGDAHTSILWAAPDDAQRDRLIASGVDAMVAKPIAGAALADLLYPLDDRAPSSSVSRAA; translated from the coding sequence ATGACGGGGACACGCCTTCACGCACTGCTCCGGCATGTGCTGCTCATTCTGGCCCTGGCCGGGGTTGCTGCACCGCATTGTGCGGCGGCCCAGCCTGCCCATGCTGAAGCTGCCGGTGCCGGCACGCGATTCGACGTGATGATCGCCGAGGCCAAGGCGATGATGCTCGCCGATCCCGCCAAGACCATCGTCAAGGCAAAGCAAGCTGAAAAGGTTGCGGGCGTTCTGGCTGGGCCGCAGCGAAATGTCGGTATCGCCACCGCCCGCTGGTTGCAGGGCGAAGCGCATTTGCGACTGAATCAGATCGATGAGGCACGCCCCCTGATCAACAGTGCACTGGCCGCGCTCTCCGCCGAAAAGAAGCCGACCAAGCTGAAAGGCGATGTGCTGCTGTCGCGAGGCGGTCTGCACATGGCGACGACCGAGGTGTCGGCGGCGCTCGCCGATTATCAGCAGGCGCATAATATTTTCCGCGACAGCGGGGAGACGCGCAGCCGCGCGATCGCTCTGCTCAGTATCGCCGCGCTCTACCAGGAGGCCAAGGATTATCAGAACGCACTGAAATATTACGGGCAAGCACTCGACGTGTATCAGGGTGATCCGCAATTGCAGCTGTCGATCTACAACAATCGCGGCGAAGCGTTCAAGGAACTCGAACGCTATGACGAGGCCGAGGAACAGTTCCGCAAGGCGCTCGACCTGGCTAAAACCATGAACAGCCCCGGGCTTGAGGCGCAGATCATGCGCAACATCGCCCGCGGACAATTGGTCGCGAACAAGCTCGACGCAGCCGATGCGACAATCCGCGAGGGATGGAAGCTCGTCGATTCGGGCGACGCCGCCTCGAATGCGCAATTCGCCGCTGTCGCTGCTCAAGCGGCGTTGCAGCGGGGTCGTCTTGCCCAGGCACAGCAACTGATCGTCCGCAGCTTTGCCGGTGTTGATCCGGCGACCACCACCCTGTCATTTCGCGCCAATCATCAAACCGCGTACGACATATTCCGCAAATTGGGCCTGAATGACGCGGCCTTGACGCATCTCGAGGCACTGAGGCGGCTCGACGATCAGACGACCAAGCTTGCGACGTCGACCAACACTGCGCTGATGGCGGCGCGGTTCGACTATGCCAATCAAGAACTGCGTATCGCGAAGCTCAAAGCGGACGAGTTGCAGCGCAATATCGAGTTCGAACGCTCGCGCGCCGAAATGCAGCAATTCATCTTCATCGGCATTGCGCTGGTGACGCTGATCATTCTGTCGATGCTGGCCTATGGCATCGTTACCTTGCGGCGCAGCCGCAACGAGGTGCGGGCTGCCAATATCGATCTCGCCGCCACCAACGATGCTCTGGGCAAGGCGCTGGCCGCGAAGACCGAATTCCTCGCCACCACCAGCCATGAAATCCGCACGCCGCTCAACGGCATTCTCGGCATGACCCAGGTGATGCTTGCAGATCGCAAGCTCAGCGATCCGATGCGCGACCGGATCGGCGTCGTCCATAGCGCCGGCGTGACGATGCGCGCGCTGGTCGACGATATCCTCGACGTCGCCAAGATGGAAACCGGCAACATGACGATCGAGGCGGTCGCGCTCGATTTGAAAGCGACGCTGCGCGATGTCGCGCGGCTGTGGGAGGAACAGGCAAAGGGCAGGGGCATCGGCTTCACACTCGACCTCGATGCCGCGCCCAACTGGATCGAAGGCGATGCCGCCCGCCTGCGTCAGATCGTTTTCAACCTGTTGTCGAATGCATTGAAGTTCACCGAATCCGGCGCGGTGACGGTACGCGCTGCCGCGACCGGCGCAACGCTCGCGATCACCGTCAGCGATACCGGCATCGGCGTTCCTGCCGACAAGCAGGACATCATCTTCGAATCCTTCCGCCAGGTCGATGCCGGTACGACCCGCAAATTTGGCGGTACCGGGCTGGGCCTGACAATCTGCCGCAATCTCGCACGGGCCATGAACGGCGATGTTCGGGTCGAGAGCGTTTCCGGTTCGGGATCGTCCTTCACGCTCGAACTGCCGCTGGTGCTGGCGAATCCGCCCGAGGCGGTGGCGAGCGCGGCAAATGAAAAAGGCGCCCTGTTGATCGTCGATCGCAGCCCGATCACGCGCAGCATGTTGCGTGCATTGCTTGAAGCACGCGCCGGCACGGTGGTCTTTGCCGGCTCGGTCGAAGAGGCCGTGGAGCGGCTCGACGGCGGCGGGATCAGCCAAGTGCTGATCGACGACGCGACGGTAAAGGCCACCGGCGATGTCGATGCAGCATTGCGGGCGATTGCCCATGCCGCAGGCGATGCGCACACGTCCATATTATGGGCAGCGCCGGATGATGCGCAACGTGATCGCTTGATTGCATCCGGTGTGGATGCAATGGTGGCCAAGCCGATCGCTGGAGCGGCGTTGGCGGACTTGCTCTATCCTTTGGACGACAGGGCGCCGAGTTCGTCTGTGTCACGCGCCGCATAG
- a CDS encoding response regulator yields MNVLFIEDDQMNRRVVGDMLDVAGATMTGAESAEIGLKMIDENDYAIILVDLRMPGMDGLTAIRHIRARNDAKASLPIIVVTADTAIDLRERCLAEGADEVLFKPVAMDALFDAMGRILAKGSGDGMIG; encoded by the coding sequence ATGAACGTCCTCTTCATCGAAGACGATCAGATGAACCGTCGCGTCGTGGGCGACATGCTCGACGTTGCCGGGGCAACGATGACAGGCGCCGAAAGCGCTGAGATCGGCCTGAAGATGATCGATGAGAATGACTATGCGATCATCCTGGTCGATCTGCGTATGCCGGGCATGGATGGCCTCACCGCGATTCGGCACATTCGCGCCCGTAACGATGCCAAGGCTAGCTTGCCGATCATCGTGGTTACCGCGGACACCGCCATCGACCTGCGCGAACGCTGCCTCGCCGAAGGAGCGGATGAAGTGCTGTTCAAGCCGGTGGCGATGGATGCGCTGTTCGATGCGATGGGCCGGATCCTGGCCAAGGGGTCCGGCGACGGGATGATCGGCTGA
- a CDS encoding methyltransferase domain-containing protein produces the protein MTPPDIFDRNLRRRRRDRAAPNFAAHDFLRAAMLEGITERLESVTRSFSDVLDLGCFDGAFAAPPDAQVVRSDPGAVFAELTQGIQADEDRPSFPDASFDLIVAAGTLDTVSDLPGALALARRALRPDGLFMAAFTGGNSLSTLRAVLREAEGERPAARIHPQVDVRSAGDLLMRAGFALPVADVETLTVRYRDIWSLFRDLRGMAATNVLPGTPPLRRDTLVRAAQGFADRANDDGRTSERFDIVFLTGWAPDESQPKPARRGSGTTSLAAALNRRD, from the coding sequence GTGACGCCACCCGATATCTTCGACCGCAACCTCCGCCGCCGCCGCCGCGATCGTGCCGCACCGAACTTTGCCGCACATGATTTTCTGCGCGCGGCGATGCTCGAGGGGATCACTGAGCGGCTGGAGTCGGTTACGCGGTCTTTTTCCGACGTACTCGATCTCGGCTGTTTCGATGGCGCCTTCGCAGCGCCGCCCGATGCGCAAGTCGTCAGAAGCGACCCGGGCGCGGTGTTCGCAGAGCTGACGCAGGGCATTCAGGCCGATGAAGACCGGCCAAGCTTTCCCGATGCCTCCTTTGACCTGATTGTCGCGGCAGGGACGCTGGACACTGTCAGCGACTTGCCCGGCGCGCTGGCGCTGGCGCGTCGGGCGTTGCGGCCCGACGGATTGTTCATGGCGGCATTTACCGGTGGCAACAGCCTGTCGACGCTTCGTGCCGTGCTGCGCGAGGCGGAGGGCGAGCGACCTGCGGCACGGATCCACCCGCAAGTCGATGTGCGCTCGGCGGGCGACCTGCTGATGCGCGCGGGTTTCGCGCTGCCCGTCGCTGACGTCGAGACATTGACGGTGCGCTACCGTGATATCTGGAGCTTGTTCCGCGACTTGCGCGGCATGGCGGCGACCAATGTGCTGCCGGGCACGCCGCCGCTCCGCCGCGACACGCTGGTGCGCGCTGCGCAGGGCTTTGCGGATCGTGCCAACGACGATGGACGTACCAGCGAGCGGTTCGATATCGTCTTTCTGACCGGCTGGGCGCCCGACGAATCGCAACCGAAGCCGGCGCGGCGCGGTAGTGGCACGACCTCCCTGGCGGCGGCACTCAATCGCCGCGATTGA
- a CDS encoding ComF family protein, which translates to MTPLAPFRFAAGLALPPRCPGCGAVTIEDHRFCVTCWSALRFLGPPWCAGCNLPFDYDRGEGALCAECHRAPPRHAGVRAAVAYGEVSRTVALKLKYGGRTAYAETVARQMARLMPAQADLLVPVPLHRWRIWSRGYNQAALIATALARTSGIAADLTILHRIQATPSMRGLGPREREKMVARAFQVDSARKDSLRGKAVILVDDVHTSGATSDSCSRMLLRAGVASVTILCWARVLDATQSD; encoded by the coding sequence GTGACACCGCTTGCGCCTTTCAGGTTCGCTGCCGGCCTGGCCTTGCCGCCGCGCTGCCCGGGATGCGGCGCGGTGACGATCGAGGATCATCGTTTCTGCGTCACCTGCTGGAGCGCGTTGCGTTTCCTCGGGCCGCCCTGGTGTGCCGGGTGCAATCTCCCGTTCGATTATGACAGGGGCGAGGGAGCGCTGTGCGCCGAATGCCACCGAGCACCGCCGCGCCACGCCGGGGTTCGCGCGGCTGTCGCCTATGGCGAGGTCTCGCGGACCGTCGCGCTGAAGCTGAAATATGGCGGCCGCACCGCCTATGCAGAAACCGTCGCGCGTCAGATGGCGCGGTTGATGCCGGCACAGGCCGATCTGCTCGTGCCTGTCCCGCTCCATCGCTGGCGGATCTGGTCGCGCGGCTATAACCAGGCGGCTTTGATCGCGACCGCATTGGCGCGGACGAGCGGCATCGCGGCGGATCTGACGATCCTGCATAGGATTCAGGCCACGCCGTCAATGCGCGGGCTGGGGCCGCGCGAACGCGAGAAGATGGTCGCTCGTGCTTTCCAGGTCGATTCTGCGCGCAAGGACAGCCTGCGCGGCAAGGCCGTGATCCTCGTCGATGACGTGCATACCAGTGGTGCGACCAGCGACAGCTGTTCACGGATGCTGCTCCGTGCCGGGGTCGCCAGCGTGACCATCTTGTGTTGGGCCCGGGTGCTCGATGCGACCCAGAGCGATTGA
- the grxC gene encoding glutaredoxin 3: MAKVEIYTKAFCPYCSRAMKLLSAKQAEVEEFDITMGGPKRAEMLDRSSGRSTVPQIFIDGRHVGGSDELAALEREGKLDALLAA; encoded by the coding sequence ATGGCAAAAGTCGAAATCTATACCAAAGCCTTCTGTCCGTATTGCTCGCGGGCGATGAAGCTCCTGTCCGCCAAGCAAGCTGAGGTCGAGGAATTCGACATTACCATGGGCGGCCCGAAGCGCGCGGAGATGCTCGATCGTTCCAGTGGCCGCAGTACCGTTCCGCAGATCTTCATCGACGGCCGGCATGTCGGTGGATCGGACGAGCTTGCTGCGCTGGAGCGCGAAGGCAAGCTGGACGCGCTGCTGGCGGCATGA
- a CDS encoding carbon-nitrogen hydrolase family protein, translated as MRIAVLQMTSGINPAVNAATLTDGIAHAAAGGASMAFTPEMSGLIDRDRERGAGNITTEDSDPVLAAVRAAAAEHRLWVHLGSLAVRREDGKLANRGFVIDDKGAIRARYDKLHLFDVDLPTGESWRESANYGAGDSASVVETPAGTLGLSICYDLRFADLYRALSNAGATLLAVPAAFTRPTGAAHWHVLLRARAIEAGAYVVAAAQTGVHEDGRATFGHSLVIDPWGEVILDMGEEPGLGFAEIDPARVVDVRGRIPVLSHRRAIPAVTVAR; from the coding sequence ATGAGGATTGCCGTGCTTCAGATGACCAGCGGGATCAATCCCGCGGTCAATGCAGCGACCCTGACGGATGGTATCGCACACGCGGCAGCGGGTGGCGCGAGCATGGCCTTCACGCCGGAAATGTCTGGCCTGATCGACCGAGATCGGGAACGTGGGGCCGGCAACATCACGACGGAGGACAGCGATCCGGTCCTTGCTGCGGTCCGGGCCGCCGCCGCCGAGCACCGTCTTTGGGTGCATCTCGGATCGCTGGCGGTGCGACGGGAGGACGGCAAGCTCGCCAATCGCGGTTTTGTGATTGATGACAAGGGCGCAATCCGGGCGCGCTACGACAAGCTTCACTTGTTCGATGTCGATCTGCCGACCGGCGAGAGCTGGCGCGAATCCGCGAATTACGGTGCCGGAGACAGCGCGTCGGTGGTGGAGACCCCGGCGGGCACGCTCGGCTTGTCGATCTGCTACGATCTGCGCTTTGCCGACCTGTACCGTGCGCTGAGCAATGCCGGCGCGACGCTGCTTGCCGTGCCGGCGGCCTTTACGCGTCCGACCGGCGCGGCACACTGGCATGTCCTGCTGCGCGCGCGCGCGATCGAGGCGGGGGCCTATGTCGTCGCGGCTGCCCAGACCGGCGTTCATGAAGATGGCCGTGCGACATTTGGTCATTCGCTGGTGATCGATCCCTGGGGTGAGGTCATACTCGACATGGGCGAGGAGCCCGGTCTGGGTTTTGCCGAGATCGATCCGGCGCGGGTTGTAGATGTGCGTGGCCGCATTCCGGTTCTGTCGCATCGCCGCGCTATTCCCGCCGTGACGGTTGCGCGATGA
- a CDS encoding DUF1178 family protein, producing MIVFDLKCAGDHVFEAWFGSSSAFEEQRERGLVSCPYCGATDVIKAAMAPSIPAKSNSRSMPSTLPTPEAMKAAFEALAAAQSKALETSEWVGRAFADRARAMHVGDEASGPIHGQSTAEEVRDLVEEGVPIAPLLVPIVPPEAIN from the coding sequence ATGATCGTCTTCGACCTGAAATGCGCCGGCGACCATGTCTTCGAAGCCTGGTTCGGATCGAGCTCGGCATTTGAGGAGCAACGCGAGCGCGGGCTGGTTTCCTGCCCTTATTGTGGTGCGACCGATGTGATCAAGGCCGCAATGGCGCCGAGTATTCCTGCCAAGAGCAACAGCCGGTCCATGCCCTCGACCCTCCCCACGCCCGAGGCGATGAAGGCAGCGTTCGAAGCACTTGCCGCGGCACAATCCAAGGCGCTGGAAACCTCGGAATGGGTTGGCCGCGCCTTTGCCGATCGCGCTCGCGCGATGCATGTCGGCGACGAGGCCTCAGGGCCGATTCACGGCCAATCCACCGCCGAGGAGGTCAGGGACCTGGTCGAGGAAGGCGTGCCGATCGCGCCGCTGCTCGTGCCGATCGTGCCGCCCGAGGCGATCAACTGA
- a CDS encoding LysR substrate-binding domain-containing protein: MQDLNDLYYFVQVVDHGGFAAAGRALNIQKSKLSRRIALLEERLDVRLLNRSSRRFSVTEIGREYYDRCVAVLVEAEAAEQVIAEVRAEPRGVVRMSCPAALLSFQFGAIVSRFLVANPAVELHLESTNRRVDVIAEGFDIAIRVRFPPLEPSDLIMRRLDESTQCLVASPALVSGALHSPADLNDLPSLDLGPPHRDHQWQLHHADGRTAVVPHRPRLVTDDMAVLRDAAIAGVGIAQLPTLMIWEDVEAGRLIHVLPQWRPRAGIIHAVFPSRRGLLPSVRALIEFLADECVRQRQSAGPVLHDLDADMVS, encoded by the coding sequence ATGCAGGACCTGAATGATCTTTATTACTTCGTTCAAGTGGTCGATCATGGTGGTTTCGCGGCCGCCGGGCGCGCACTCAATATCCAGAAATCGAAGCTCAGCCGCCGCATTGCATTGCTGGAGGAGCGGCTGGACGTGCGGCTGCTCAACCGTTCCTCCCGCCGTTTCTCCGTCACCGAAATCGGCCGTGAATATTATGACCGCTGTGTCGCCGTGCTGGTCGAGGCGGAGGCAGCGGAGCAGGTAATTGCCGAAGTACGCGCTGAACCGCGCGGCGTGGTGCGCATGAGTTGCCCGGCGGCGCTGCTCTCATTCCAGTTCGGTGCGATCGTTTCGCGCTTCCTGGTCGCAAACCCGGCGGTCGAACTTCACCTGGAAAGCACCAATCGGCGGGTGGATGTCATCGCCGAAGGATTCGACATCGCCATCCGGGTGCGTTTCCCGCCGCTAGAGCCAAGCGACCTCATCATGCGGCGTCTCGACGAAAGCACACAATGCCTGGTTGCCAGTCCGGCATTGGTGTCCGGCGCGCTGCACTCGCCGGCCGATCTCAATGATCTTCCAAGCCTTGATCTCGGGCCGCCGCATCGCGACCATCAATGGCAGCTTCATCATGCCGATGGCCGAACGGCGGTCGTGCCGCACCGGCCGCGCCTCGTCACCGACGATATGGCCGTGCTGCGCGATGCGGCGATTGCGGGTGTCGGCATCGCCCAGCTTCCGACGCTGATGATCTGGGAGGATGTCGAGGCCGGCCGGCTCATCCATGTCCTGCCGCAATGGCGCCCCCGCGCCGGCATCATCCACGCCGTGTTTCCCTCACGGCGTGGCCTGCTTCCTTCAGTACGGGCGCTGATCGAGTTTCTCGCCGACGAATGCGTCAGGCAGCGTCAAAGTGCCGGGCCCGTTCTCCACGATCTCGACGCGGATATGGTCAGTTGA
- a CDS encoding pirin family protein, with protein MSKKILGRYGNNRGHWVGDGFPVRSLFSYNSLGTHISPFLLLDYAGPHYFEPTTDRRGVGQHPHRGFETVTIVYDGEVEHRDSAGNGGVIGPGDVQWMTAGGGIVHEEYHSPAFAKTGGPFRMVQLWVNLPAKDKMAPGGYQGILNADIPVVDLPGGVGKARIIAGEFGGRKGPAKTFTPVNLWDLRLNRDADIVLDLPEGHTAMLVVLTGHVTVNAAHAVGEAEMLLLSREGGDVAIHADGDAMLLVLTGERIDEPIVGHGPFVMNSEAEIHQAVDDFNSGRFTQLAA; from the coding sequence ATGAGCAAGAAGATTCTCGGCCGTTACGGCAATAATCGCGGCCATTGGGTGGGCGACGGCTTTCCGGTGCGCTCGCTCTTTTCGTATAACAGCCTGGGGACGCATATCAGTCCGTTCCTGCTGCTCGATTATGCCGGGCCGCATTATTTCGAACCGACCACCGATCGCCGCGGCGTCGGGCAGCATCCGCACCGCGGGTTCGAAACGGTCACCATCGTCTATGACGGCGAGGTCGAACACAGGGATTCGGCCGGCAATGGCGGCGTCATCGGTCCCGGGGACGTGCAATGGATGACGGCCGGTGGCGGTATCGTTCACGAGGAATATCATTCACCCGCCTTCGCCAAGACCGGCGGGCCATTCCGGATGGTGCAGCTATGGGTCAACCTGCCGGCGAAGGACAAGATGGCGCCCGGCGGCTATCAGGGAATCCTGAACGCCGATATCCCGGTCGTCGACCTGCCCGGCGGGGTCGGCAAGGCGCGCATCATTGCGGGCGAGTTCGGCGGCAGGAAGGGGCCTGCAAAGACCTTCACGCCGGTCAATCTCTGGGACCTGCGGCTCAATCGCGATGCGGATATCGTGCTGGATCTGCCGGAGGGGCATACCGCCATGCTGGTCGTGCTGACCGGCCATGTCACGGTGAATGCCGCCCATGCGGTCGGCGAGGCGGAAATGCTGCTGCTGAGCCGCGAGGGAGGCGATGTGGCGATCCATGCCGATGGCGATGCGATGCTGCTGGTGCTGACCGGGGAGCGGATCGACGAACCGATCGTCGGGCATGGCCCGTTCGTCATGAACAGCGAAGCGGAAATCCACCAGGCCGTGGACGATTTCAACAGCGGCCGGTTTACGCAACTGGCAGCCTGA
- a CDS encoding pirin family protein: MIEMVIDERRRSLGGGLEVGRVLPFAKRRMVGPFVFFDHMGPLDLAPGIDRSLDVRPHPHIGLSTVTYLFSGEIMHRDSIGSVLPVRPQEVNWMTAGRGITHSERFEKARAEGDRLHGIQAWVALPQADEETDPAFSHHEGGDLPQWSDAGVHGQLIAGSAYGLTAAVRTHSPLFYAHLEMEPGAMAEIPTDHSERALYVATGAVEFDGAEYTAGKMLVLGRDASKVRATRHATVMLLGGEPLGERFLYWNFVSSSKDRLAQAAADWKAGRMKLPDADDQEFIPLPDLPPPPAGPSGTAQ, encoded by the coding sequence ATGATCGAGATGGTGATCGACGAGCGTCGACGCAGCCTGGGCGGCGGACTGGAAGTGGGGCGTGTCCTGCCCTTTGCGAAACGGCGAATGGTCGGGCCGTTCGTGTTCTTCGACCATATGGGGCCGCTCGATCTTGCGCCTGGCATTGATCGCTCGCTGGACGTCCGTCCGCATCCGCATATCGGTCTTTCGACCGTCACCTATCTGTTTTCCGGCGAGATCATGCACCGCGACAGCATCGGTTCGGTGCTGCCGGTACGTCCGCAAGAGGTCAACTGGATGACCGCCGGGCGCGGGATCACGCACAGCGAGCGGTTCGAAAAGGCACGAGCGGAGGGCGATCGTCTGCACGGCATCCAGGCCTGGGTCGCACTGCCGCAAGCGGATGAGGAAACCGATCCTGCCTTCTCGCACCATGAGGGCGGCGACCTGCCGCAATGGAGCGATGCAGGCGTGCACGGCCAGCTCATTGCCGGCAGTGCCTATGGCCTGACAGCTGCAGTGCGGACGCACTCGCCCTTATTCTACGCCCATCTGGAGATGGAACCGGGGGCAATGGCCGAAATCCCGACCGATCATTCCGAGCGCGCACTCTATGTCGCGACCGGCGCAGTGGAGTTCGACGGCGCCGAATATACGGCCGGCAAGATGCTCGTGCTGGGGCGGGATGCATCAAAGGTACGAGCTACCAGGCATGCGACGGTGATGTTGCTGGGCGGCGAGCCGCTTGGCGAACGCTTCCTTTATTGGAACTTCGTATCCTCCTCGAAAGACCGGCTGGCGCAAGCCGCAGCCGACTGGAAGGCGGGGCGGATGAAGCTGCCCGATGCCGATGATCAGGAGTTCATTCCGCTCCCCGATCTTCCGCCGCCACCGGCCGGACCATCGGGAACGGCGCAATGA
- a CDS encoding OsmC family protein, whose product MTPGKDYILSKVGAVIGSTPYAVAIDAGDHRLTADEPVKLGGQGKGPAPLDLLLSALGACTAATLKIYAERKTWPLEGIDVALTFIRNDQGDRIERRLHVKGPLDVAQRAKLADVAERTPVTLVIRNGVPIETELMEGQ is encoded by the coding sequence ATGACTCCGGGCAAGGATTATATATTGAGCAAGGTCGGTGCCGTGATCGGCTCGACGCCTTACGCAGTTGCAATCGACGCGGGGGATCACCGGCTGACCGCCGACGAGCCGGTGAAGCTGGGCGGGCAGGGCAAGGGGCCGGCACCGCTCGACTTGCTGCTCTCCGCGCTTGGCGCCTGTACCGCAGCGACGCTCAAAATATATGCCGAGCGCAAGACCTGGCCGTTAGAAGGGATTGACGTGGCGTTGACATTCATTCGCAACGATCAGGGGGACCGGATCGAGCGCAGGTTGCACGTGAAGGGACCGCTCGATGTTGCCCAGCGCGCGAAACTGGCCGATGTCGCGGAGCGGACGCCGGTGACGTTGGTCATCAGGAACGGCGTCCCGATCGAAACTGAACTGATGGAGGGGCAGTGA